One region of Salvia miltiorrhiza cultivar Shanhuang (shh) chromosome 3, IMPLAD_Smil_shh, whole genome shotgun sequence genomic DNA includes:
- the LOC131016397 gene encoding NADH dehydrogenase [ubiquinone] 1 alpha subcomplex subunit 1-like, whose product MGLVWLEAMLPLGIIAGMLCVMGNAQYYIHKAAHGRPKHIGNDIWDVAMERRDKKIIEMLSSPPASN is encoded by the exons atgggtcTGGTGTGGTTGGAAGCGATGCTGCCACTGGGAATTATAGCAGGAATGCTCTGCGTTATGGGGAATGCACAGTATTACATCCACAAGGCTGCTCACGGCCGC CCCAAGCACATTGGGAACGACATCTGGGATGTGGCCATGGAGAGACGTGACAAGAAGATCATCGAGATGCTCTCTTCGCCTCCCGCTTCCAACTGA
- the LOC131016395 gene encoding uncharacterized protein LOC131016395: protein MLFIFSKMLFPFIFCSVSFSAFFFCFCNRSPCNFADVFSGRFWPSIARSTTTVKTCPATMGFAFAAYTTDGPGVFDFKQGKDRVSLRDWLAYVARNANVFTNIIIKNHLNSYRWEGTDMHLLSLMMGAMIGRSCGYPRDI, encoded by the exons ATGCTTTTTATCTTTTCTAAAATgttatttccttttattttctGTTCTGTTTCTTTttcagctttttttttttgtttctgtAATCGGTCTCCCTGCAATTTTGCCGACGTGTTCTCCGGCAGATTTTGGCCATCAATCGCACGGAGTACCACCACCGTCAAAACATGTCCTGCAACGATGGGGTTTGCTTTTGCTGCTTATACAACTGATGGGCCTGGGGTTTTTGATTTCAAGCAAGGAAAAGATCGTGT GAGCTTAAGAGATTGGCTGGCATATGTAGCAAGAAATGCAAATGTTTTTACCAACATCATTATTAAGAATCACCTTAATTCTTATAGATGGGAA GGAACGGATATGCACTTGCTGAGTTTGATGATGGGGGCTATGATCGGTCGGAGCTGTGGTTACCCCAGGG ATATCTAA